A window of Haliscomenobacter hydrossis DSM 1100 contains these coding sequences:
- a CDS encoding M20 family metallo-hydrolase, giving the protein MSVADSAIDLLKILIATPSFSKEEDEAAQQVAIFLTKRYIPFTRKGNNIWARNRHWQNGKPILLLNSHMDTVKPATGWQRDPFHPGIEAEDVLYGLGSNDAGGPLVALIATFLHFYEREDLPVNIIMAATAEEEISGAQGIASVIPELGPVDFAIVGEPTQMKMAIAEKGLMVVDGEAKGVSGHAAREEGINALYIALEDIERIRRMDLERVSPLLGKVKMTVTQIEAGKQHNVVPDSCRFVIDVRTNECYRNEEVFEILQSQLQSELTPRSFRLNSSGIALEHPLVQSGLNLGLPYFGSPTLSDQALMPFPSLKIGPGDSARSHTADEYIRLSEIRAGIDTYIRLIEGI; this is encoded by the coding sequence ATGAGTGTAGCGGATTCGGCCATAGATTTGTTGAAAATTTTGATAGCTACGCCCTCTTTTTCCAAAGAAGAGGACGAGGCCGCCCAACAAGTAGCCATTTTTTTGACCAAGCGGTACATTCCTTTTACGCGCAAAGGAAACAATATTTGGGCACGCAACCGCCATTGGCAGAATGGAAAACCCATTCTGTTACTCAATTCACACATGGATACGGTCAAACCCGCAACCGGGTGGCAGCGCGATCCCTTTCATCCTGGAATCGAAGCGGAAGATGTTTTGTATGGCCTGGGCAGCAATGATGCAGGCGGGCCATTGGTGGCACTTATCGCCACTTTTTTGCATTTTTATGAGCGTGAGGATCTCCCGGTCAACATCATCATGGCGGCTACAGCCGAAGAAGAAATTTCCGGAGCACAGGGCATTGCTAGCGTGATTCCCGAATTAGGCCCCGTAGATTTTGCGATCGTCGGCGAACCCACTCAAATGAAGATGGCCATTGCCGAAAAAGGTTTGATGGTGGTTGATGGCGAAGCAAAAGGGGTGTCCGGTCATGCCGCCCGTGAGGAGGGTATCAATGCCTTGTACATTGCCTTGGAAGACATTGAACGCATCCGCAGGATGGATCTGGAGCGGGTATCGCCCTTGCTTGGCAAGGTGAAAATGACCGTGACCCAAATCGAGGCGGGCAAACAACACAATGTAGTGCCCGATTCTTGTCGCTTTGTAATCGATGTACGCACCAACGAATGCTACCGCAATGAAGAAGTGTTCGAAATCCTTCAGTCGCAGCTGCAATCGGAATTAACACCTCGTTCATTTCGACTCAATTCTTCGGGGATCGCCCTCGAGCACCCCTTGGTACAAAGTGGATTGAACCTGGGTTTGCCTTACTTTGGCTCACCTACACTGTCGGACCAGGCTTTGATGCCTTTTCCCTCTTTAAAAATTGGCCCTGGAGATTCAGCACGTTCCCATACCGCAGATGAATACATTCGCTTGAGTGAAATTCGAGCGGGAATCGACACTTATATACGTTTGATTGAAGGGATTTAA
- the argB gene encoding acetylglutamate kinase — protein sequence MTLHILKVGGKVIDDLALLQPILESFLQKEGKKIIVHGGGKKASELSEKLGIAVQMVNGRRITDAASLEVATMVYAGLFNKQIVALLQSLGGNALGLSGADGNVILAHRRPVKEIDYGFVGDLDQVNAQAIHRLLNADFTPVFCAITHDGQGQLLNTNADTIASSLATAMSTLYEVKLYLCLDKNGVLSNPEDDASVIPSMNAADYERFKAEGIVYAGMLPKLDNAFDALRQGVKEVIICGPESVCYGGGTVIYQD from the coding sequence ATGACACTGCACATTTTGAAAGTCGGCGGCAAAGTCATTGATGATTTAGCCTTGTTGCAACCCATTCTGGAATCTTTTCTACAAAAAGAAGGCAAAAAAATCATCGTACACGGAGGAGGCAAAAAGGCCTCTGAACTCAGTGAAAAACTCGGCATTGCGGTACAAATGGTCAATGGTCGACGCATTACGGATGCCGCTTCTCTCGAAGTAGCGACGATGGTTTATGCCGGCCTTTTTAACAAGCAAATTGTTGCGCTGCTCCAATCTTTAGGAGGCAATGCACTAGGTTTAAGTGGCGCAGATGGCAATGTTATTTTGGCCCATCGCCGCCCGGTCAAAGAAATTGATTATGGTTTTGTAGGGGATTTGGATCAGGTCAACGCCCAGGCCATCCATCGGTTGCTGAATGCCGATTTTACCCCGGTTTTTTGTGCCATCACCCACGATGGACAGGGCCAATTACTCAACACCAATGCGGACACTATCGCTTCAAGTTTGGCCACGGCCATGTCTACGCTTTATGAAGTAAAATTATACTTGTGCCTGGACAAGAATGGGGTTTTGTCCAATCCTGAGGACGATGCCTCCGTTATTCCCAGCATGAATGCAGCAGATTATGAGCGGTTCAAAGCAGAAGGAATCGTATATGCCGGAATGCTGCCCAAACTCGACAATGCATTTGATGCCCTGCGTCAAGGGGTAAAGGAAGTCATCATTTGTGGGCCGGAGTCGGTATGCTATGGTGGAGGTACAGTGATTTATCAGGATTAA
- a CDS encoding T9SS type A sorting domain-containing protein, protein MIPIKYLFSSHLRQLKHLLPVLLLLVGIPVFAQQPNLITCTTKVGKLGDLKVCINKDSALIEAKQVEASVVPQGFARTYLLSKGSEQRVLARNASPLFKVKAEGLYGIHTLVYDPTKLNPDTLFPPKNYKVPQLAQRFAASSALLCAGIDTIGAHFAFNECDTCGVFAGTLRVLAQKCLDNGLARLQAVTATAPTFPVPSNYKVIYVLTSGNDLVLESLQATPDFIVRKAGIFTIHTLVYDPAKLNLGIFDPGEYKASDLLKLLVQGGGKICGALDVGGAKFEVSVCPCSANPGALAAASQPCINTGSVQLTANRILPTVVPTGFQVRYILTRGEDLTIMQIGPNPQFSVAQTGRYRIHTLVYDPATLDLSGVVFGTTKAGAINSRLIQGGGLICAALDLFGATFDVTSCPCEPTVGKLKPEAQVCYDNISPAKLTALIDVAPVIPAGYQRRYVLTFGPNLVIEGVNQNPTFNVTKTGTFRIHTLIYNPADLDLGTVVFGLTRATDINKLLIQGGGPLCGALDLNGALFEVTGCVCTAKAGTLVAIDLPCLNAGSARIRANVNVASVVPAGYQLRYILTQGDVLVVRQVKTVADFTVTAAGRYRVHAFVYNPSTFNINDIQIGITTGQAIRDRLIEGGGAICGSIHLSGLVFDVSTCAPTCSAGAGTLKVLDQTCLPVGGTARLRAATLQAPSVPEGFLLRYVLTSGDNLVIQNINSSADFLVPTTGRYRIHTLVYNPATLNLTGVIFGSTRASAIASQLIQGGGQVCGALDVTGAVFDVVNCANCTAYSGTLIPANGPCLDNWWDARLRAATKLAPVIPNGYQLRYLVSFGSDQVITDIGDKPDFIVHTTGTWRIHALVFNPSTFNLAQIVLNSTTIEQLKVLLVRGIVPTCASLDETGAVFYVKPCEGCAVEAGTLKPKAQVCLNAVTGARLQANPDRAPVVPTGFVIKYLLTYGDNMTILLIGDSPDFTVGNTGGYRIHRLVYHPSNWNPATAIQLGVTMLKTVKQTFIQDGGTTCAAVDPVGAYFVVSLCQQTCGVTAGTLIPYSQPCLDNWGEVELKAYVGTQPNAPSGYVIRYLLTTGDNKVILKVSSSPVFEVNATGKYRIHTLVYHPNTLNFTIYLGNTLLSELNALLIQGGGAVCAALDLNGAYFDIKACTTCVVSTGKLKAKVPNCLTPGGIVTLSTEVLIAPIVPQGWTVCYAIVNSNGVIVDVTESPSAIVRHPGTYCMHTFVFPNAQFNVSRIIEGTTTLNQLKLWLNDLCSAIDLYGVCFTVNTCTPTCDVFVGKLTPRIPNCLPVGGISTLIADFTTAAVVPTGYTICYAIVKNGVIVDVTEQPSAVVRATGTYCMHTFIFPTAYFNVNRIIENTTTIIQLSNWLKDYCAGIDLNGVCFTVLPCTNVCNVDAGKVSIPTNLPCLVDSFKLCVNIAIPPSTPSGFTVCYAMVDDKGTIVDVVEDKCFWIKKKGTYCIHVFVFRALTFNPNLIIKGVTKLSQLNYWLTGGSVCGHVDMIGACFTVKDCLPVCNPTTGTLVPDLEECLSIGYAWIAAKHPAGGASYIPAGFSRRYLLVTADNVIRQIELQPKFGVNQTGSYRVLTLVYDQNTLPLNSNIILGTTTVAQLNAKLIQGGGVICAALDLVGASIYIKSCVCAADAGKLKTSGNVCLPKNGELLLTASTLTTSTVPAGYAIRYLLTKGANKVIIDYGTNPSFSVAETGTYRIHVLVFNQATFPLANIQLNVTTINSLRAQFIEGGGAICASVEPTGAVFEVAPCYVPCVVTPGKLVVVGEPCLVNGQGIFTATTTIAPVVPAGYIVRYILTSTDNRVIRAISSSPSFPVTTAGRYRIHTLVFLPGSLNLNVTFGTTQLTFISNQITGDVCAALDTGVLFEIANCQLTCVAFAGTLKPLGDTCISTLPARLRAQANIPPIIPVNYQVRYLLASGDNKVIEQIHTQPDFTVNSLKSFTIHTLVFDPTTFAINSIQLGVTTIAGLKAQIANSQICANLDDVGVRFKTGKCCVPGMLGMIKPFVNVPCIQQGACAYVKIQWTKAPVVPQGWKIVYLLSAPNSKLITVYYEKSEFLLCKIGKYTLHQLIYNPKEVNLDNLLAPGQSTIDDLEEEFSSYPCINFDKDGFMLDIRMCSGCGTIMAGRLNPQPMECFKPGGITIKADVVSMNMFDAPYALDYVLTAGNSLNILSVSGTPEFTVTQVGSYRIHAVIVKPSEVAVSRFSNLYDLMAKLKMGGGAYCGFVELSGATFDVNDCKGFGAVPSTDAYPNPTNDRVRLVFKDPKLVDEAGISVEVLNINGRVINREKFDSGVTEGELDMKSLPSGLYLIRVMRSGQAPELIRINKM, encoded by the coding sequence ATGATACCCATTAAGTACCTCTTTTCAAGCCATTTGCGGCAACTGAAACACTTGTTGCCAGTATTGCTTCTCTTAGTGGGAATTCCTGTGTTTGCACAGCAGCCAAATCTAATCACTTGTACGACCAAAGTCGGAAAATTGGGAGATTTAAAGGTGTGTATCAACAAGGATTCCGCCTTAATTGAAGCAAAGCAGGTTGAGGCTTCAGTAGTACCACAAGGTTTTGCTCGAACCTATCTACTTTCGAAAGGAAGTGAACAGCGCGTGCTTGCTAGAAACGCGAGCCCACTGTTCAAAGTCAAGGCGGAAGGGCTTTACGGTATTCATACCTTGGTGTATGATCCAACCAAGCTCAATCCTGATACCCTGTTCCCGCCCAAGAACTACAAGGTACCACAATTGGCGCAGCGCTTCGCAGCAAGTAGCGCGCTACTTTGTGCAGGGATTGACACCATTGGTGCTCATTTCGCTTTTAATGAATGTGATACCTGCGGCGTTTTTGCAGGAACACTACGCGTTCTGGCACAAAAATGCCTGGACAATGGACTTGCCCGTTTGCAAGCAGTAACCGCTACTGCGCCCACTTTCCCTGTTCCATCGAACTACAAAGTAATTTACGTACTGACCAGTGGAAATGACCTGGTGCTCGAATCATTACAAGCTACCCCTGACTTTATTGTTCGCAAAGCTGGCATCTTTACCATTCATACATTGGTATACGATCCGGCTAAACTTAATTTGGGGATATTTGATCCAGGCGAATACAAAGCATCAGATTTGCTCAAACTACTGGTACAAGGTGGTGGCAAAATTTGCGGTGCTCTTGACGTTGGAGGTGCCAAATTCGAAGTAAGTGTTTGCCCTTGTTCGGCCAATCCGGGCGCTTTGGCAGCGGCCAGTCAACCCTGTATCAATACGGGTTCAGTGCAGTTGACTGCTAATCGCATTTTACCAACCGTTGTTCCTACGGGCTTCCAGGTTCGGTACATTTTGACACGTGGTGAAGACCTCACCATCATGCAAATTGGCCCGAATCCGCAGTTTTCTGTAGCTCAGACCGGCCGTTACCGCATCCATACGCTGGTGTACGATCCAGCCACCCTGGATTTGAGTGGCGTAGTGTTTGGCACAACCAAAGCCGGAGCGATCAATAGTAGATTGATTCAAGGCGGAGGCCTGATTTGTGCTGCGCTGGATTTGTTCGGGGCTACATTTGATGTAACTTCTTGCCCTTGTGAGCCTACTGTAGGCAAACTCAAGCCAGAAGCGCAGGTATGTTACGACAACATCTCTCCGGCCAAATTGACGGCTTTGATTGATGTTGCACCCGTTATTCCAGCGGGGTACCAACGCCGCTATGTGCTCACTTTTGGTCCGAATCTGGTTATCGAAGGAGTCAATCAAAATCCAACCTTTAACGTTACCAAAACGGGTACTTTCCGTATCCATACGCTTATTTACAATCCAGCGGATCTGGATTTGGGTACGGTTGTTTTTGGTCTTACTCGTGCAACAGACATCAACAAGCTGCTCATTCAAGGAGGTGGCCCACTTTGTGGTGCGCTGGACTTGAACGGCGCATTGTTTGAGGTTACGGGCTGTGTTTGTACAGCTAAGGCGGGAACCTTGGTGGCCATCGATCTGCCCTGTTTGAACGCAGGATCAGCACGCATCCGTGCCAATGTGAATGTTGCTTCAGTCGTGCCTGCGGGTTACCAATTGCGTTACATCCTTACTCAGGGTGATGTATTGGTGGTACGTCAGGTAAAAACTGTTGCCGACTTTACGGTAACTGCCGCAGGTCGTTATCGCGTCCATGCGTTTGTTTATAACCCAAGTACATTCAATATCAATGACATTCAAATTGGAATTACCACCGGACAAGCCATTCGCGATCGATTGATTGAGGGAGGTGGCGCCATTTGTGGTTCGATTCATTTGAGTGGACTGGTCTTTGATGTCAGCACTTGTGCACCAACTTGCTCGGCGGGTGCGGGTACCCTTAAAGTACTGGATCAAACTTGTTTGCCGGTTGGTGGTACTGCTCGTTTGCGGGCCGCTACACTACAAGCTCCTTCGGTTCCAGAAGGTTTCTTGCTGCGCTATGTGCTCACTAGTGGTGATAACCTGGTGATCCAGAACATCAATTCTAGCGCAGATTTCCTCGTACCAACTACTGGCCGTTACCGCATCCATACTTTGGTATACAATCCGGCTACCCTTAATCTTACTGGAGTGATCTTTGGCAGCACCCGTGCTTCAGCCATTGCCAGCCAGTTGATTCAAGGTGGTGGCCAGGTTTGTGGCGCGTTGGATGTAACCGGAGCCGTATTTGATGTGGTCAATTGTGCAAACTGTACTGCTTACTCGGGTACACTTATTCCTGCAAATGGCCCATGTTTGGACAATTGGTGGGATGCTCGTTTGCGTGCAGCAACCAAATTGGCACCAGTGATACCCAATGGTTATCAGTTGCGCTACTTGGTGAGCTTTGGCAGCGACCAGGTCATTACAGACATTGGTGACAAACCCGACTTCATCGTCCATACTACCGGCACCTGGCGGATTCACGCATTGGTGTTCAATCCAAGTACGTTCAATTTGGCTCAAATCGTACTCAATTCAACTACGATTGAGCAATTGAAAGTGTTATTGGTACGCGGCATTGTGCCTACTTGTGCTAGCCTGGATGAAACAGGTGCTGTATTCTACGTCAAGCCTTGCGAAGGCTGTGCGGTTGAAGCAGGAACCCTTAAACCTAAAGCGCAAGTATGTTTGAATGCGGTCACGGGTGCACGCTTACAGGCTAACCCCGACCGTGCTCCGGTAGTACCTACTGGCTTTGTGATCAAATACTTGCTTACGTATGGGGACAATATGACCATATTGTTGATTGGTGACAGTCCTGACTTCACCGTTGGCAATACGGGTGGCTACCGTATTCATAGGTTGGTTTATCATCCGAGTAACTGGAACCCCGCTACGGCTATTCAGCTTGGCGTGACCATGCTCAAAACGGTTAAACAGACCTTCATTCAGGATGGCGGCACAACTTGTGCGGCTGTTGATCCAGTAGGGGCTTATTTTGTAGTGAGCCTCTGTCAGCAGACCTGTGGGGTAACTGCGGGTACACTCATTCCATACAGCCAACCTTGTTTGGACAACTGGGGTGAAGTGGAATTGAAAGCCTATGTAGGTACTCAGCCTAACGCACCTTCGGGTTATGTAATTCGCTATTTGCTTACTACAGGTGACAACAAGGTCATTTTGAAAGTGAGCAGCTCTCCTGTTTTTGAAGTGAACGCTACCGGGAAATACCGCATCCATACGCTGGTATACCATCCCAATACGCTCAACTTTACCATTTACCTGGGAAATACGCTCCTCAGTGAACTCAACGCATTGTTGATTCAAGGTGGTGGAGCAGTATGTGCGGCCCTAGATCTTAATGGTGCTTATTTTGACATTAAGGCTTGTACTACTTGCGTCGTTTCAACGGGCAAACTAAAAGCCAAGGTGCCAAATTGCCTTACCCCCGGTGGAATCGTTACCCTTTCCACAGAGGTGTTGATTGCGCCAATTGTACCTCAGGGCTGGACGGTGTGCTACGCCATAGTGAACAGCAATGGTGTCATTGTTGATGTAACCGAAAGTCCTTCGGCGATTGTTCGGCATCCAGGTACCTATTGCATGCATACGTTTGTCTTCCCTAATGCGCAGTTTAACGTTAGCCGCATCATCGAAGGCACGACAACGCTGAATCAGCTCAAACTATGGTTGAACGACCTGTGTTCTGCAATTGATTTATATGGGGTTTGTTTTACCGTTAACACTTGTACACCAACTTGTGATGTATTCGTAGGTAAACTCACTCCACGTATTCCCAACTGTTTGCCAGTTGGTGGGATTTCAACGTTGATTGCTGACTTCACTACTGCAGCGGTAGTACCTACCGGATATACCATTTGCTACGCAATTGTCAAGAATGGTGTAATTGTAGATGTTACCGAGCAGCCAAGTGCGGTTGTACGTGCTACGGGGACTTATTGCATGCATACCTTTATCTTCCCAACGGCGTATTTCAATGTTAATCGCATTATCGAGAACACAACTACGATCATTCAACTCAGCAATTGGTTGAAAGACTACTGCGCTGGGATTGATTTGAACGGAGTATGTTTCACGGTCTTGCCTTGTACCAACGTTTGTAATGTAGATGCAGGTAAAGTAAGTATTCCTACGAACCTACCTTGTTTGGTTGATTCCTTCAAGCTTTGTGTAAACATCGCTATTCCTCCATCCACACCGAGCGGATTTACCGTTTGTTATGCGATGGTTGACGATAAGGGCACCATTGTAGATGTAGTTGAAGACAAATGTTTCTGGATTAAGAAGAAAGGTACGTATTGTATACATGTCTTTGTATTCCGGGCTTTGACCTTCAATCCAAACCTCATCATTAAAGGGGTCACCAAGCTTTCCCAGCTGAATTACTGGCTAACGGGCGGCAGTGTTTGTGGTCATGTCGACATGATTGGCGCTTGCTTTACGGTCAAGGATTGTTTACCGGTATGTAATCCTACTACGGGTACTCTGGTTCCTGATTTGGAAGAGTGTCTGTCGATAGGTTACGCCTGGATTGCGGCAAAACACCCTGCTGGTGGAGCCTCTTATATCCCTGCTGGATTTTCTCGCCGTTACCTATTGGTTACTGCGGATAATGTCATTCGTCAGATCGAGCTTCAGCCTAAGTTTGGGGTCAACCAAACCGGTAGTTACCGGGTATTGACTTTGGTGTACGATCAAAATACCCTGCCCTTGAATAGCAACATCATCCTGGGCACAACTACGGTTGCACAGCTCAATGCGAAGTTGATTCAGGGTGGTGGCGTAATTTGTGCAGCACTTGATTTGGTAGGAGCATCCATCTACATTAAGTCATGTGTTTGTGCTGCTGATGCAGGTAAGCTCAAAACAAGCGGCAACGTTTGTTTGCCCAAAAATGGAGAGTTGCTGCTGACCGCCAGTACACTTACGACTAGTACGGTTCCTGCTGGATATGCAATTCGTTATTTGCTGACCAAAGGTGCCAATAAGGTTATCATCGACTATGGTACAAACCCAAGCTTCAGCGTTGCTGAAACGGGTACTTACCGCATCCACGTATTGGTGTTCAATCAAGCGACCTTCCCATTGGCCAATATTCAACTGAACGTGACCACAATCAACAGTTTGCGGGCACAGTTTATTGAAGGCGGTGGTGCAATTTGTGCCAGCGTTGAACCCACCGGGGCGGTCTTTGAAGTGGCACCATGTTATGTGCCTTGTGTAGTTACGCCAGGTAAACTGGTCGTCGTTGGTGAACCTTGTCTGGTGAACGGTCAGGGTATCTTCACGGCTACGACAACCATTGCACCCGTAGTACCAGCAGGATATATCGTTCGGTACATCCTGACCAGCACCGATAACCGCGTGATCAGAGCGATTTCTAGCTCACCATCATTCCCGGTTACCACCGCTGGACGTTACCGCATTCATACGCTGGTATTCCTTCCGGGTAGTTTGAATTTGAATGTAACCTTTGGTACCACCCAACTCACCTTCATTTCCAACCAGATTACCGGAGATGTTTGTGCTGCTTTGGATACGGGCGTATTGTTTGAGATTGCCAATTGCCAGCTTACTTGTGTAGCTTTTGCTGGTACACTTAAACCATTGGGTGATACGTGTATCTCGACGCTTCCCGCTCGTTTACGGGCACAGGCAAATATTCCACCAATCATTCCAGTGAACTACCAGGTACGGTACTTATTGGCTAGTGGTGACAATAAGGTCATTGAGCAAATTCACACTCAGCCAGACTTCACCGTAAATAGCTTGAAGAGCTTTACGATTCATACCCTGGTGTTCGACCCGACCACGTTTGCAATCAACAGCATTCAACTGGGGGTAACCACCATTGCGGGCTTAAAAGCCCAAATCGCCAATAGCCAAATTTGTGCTAACCTGGATGATGTAGGTGTACGCTTTAAAACTGGTAAATGTTGTGTTCCTGGTATGTTGGGTATGATCAAACCTTTCGTAAATGTGCCATGTATCCAACAGGGAGCTTGTGCCTATGTGAAGATCCAATGGACGAAAGCTCCTGTGGTTCCTCAAGGCTGGAAGATCGTATACCTGTTGAGTGCTCCAAACAGCAAACTCATCACCGTTTATTACGAAAAGTCTGAATTCTTGCTGTGCAAAATTGGAAAGTACACGTTGCATCAGTTGATTTATAATCCAAAAGAAGTCAACCTGGACAATCTACTTGCACCTGGACAGTCTACGATCGATGACCTTGAAGAAGAGTTTTCATCCTATCCTTGTATCAATTTTGACAAGGATGGTTTCATGCTCGACATTCGGATGTGTTCAGGTTGTGGTACCATTATGGCTGGTCGTTTGAACCCGCAGCCAATGGAATGTTTCAAACCTGGAGGCATTACCATCAAAGCGGATGTGGTTTCAATGAACATGTTTGATGCACCATATGCGTTGGATTATGTATTGACTGCTGGAAACAGTCTGAACATTCTATCCGTTAGTGGTACACCAGAATTTACGGTTACTCAGGTTGGTTCCTATCGAATTCATGCCGTGATTGTCAAGCCATCCGAAGTGGCTGTTTCTCGGTTCTCCAACTTATACGATTTGATGGCCAAATTGAAGATGGGCGGAGGAGCATACTGTGGATTTGTGGAACTGAGTGGTGCAACCTTTGATGTCAACGATTGTAAAGGATTTGGGGCAGTACCATCAACGGATGCCTATCCCAATCCAACGAACGATCGAGTAAGGCTGGTTTTCAAAGATCCTAAATTGGTAGATGAAGCTGGTATTTCTGTTGAGGTGCTCAACATCAATGGCCGTGTCATCAACCGGGAGAAATTTGATTCAGGCGTTACCGAAGGTGAACTTGATATGAAATCACTACCTTCTGGCCTTTACCTCATCCGCGTAATGCGGAGCGGCCAAGCACCAGAGTTGATCCGTATCAATAAGATGTAA
- a CDS encoding GNAT family N-acetyltransferase: MKTAYRAFCASHPELPIFFQDWYLDAVCQEGEWDVAIVEEGGKIKGIWTYFIKKKMGFRYITMPVFVKFMGPYLLGTYDLGVQHQILEKLLAQIPPVASIKQDFHYTTTNWLPLYWQGYRQMTKYTYLLDISDLQQVQNGVNRNIRRNLQKAAAQIKIEHWDNPAQFYGVNKLSFDRQNISIPYSLQEFTRHDAALASQNRRKFFFAVDQLGRVHSASYLVWDDQVGYYHLAGDDPSLRHHGAGILLIWEAILFLHNNLDIKCLDFEGSMLKNVEAIRRQFGAKQTPYFSIAQNFSKTFNFLEKTRNLFRLFV, encoded by the coding sequence ATGAAAACTGCCTACCGTGCTTTTTGTGCTTCCCACCCCGAACTTCCCATCTTCTTCCAGGATTGGTACCTTGACGCCGTATGCCAGGAAGGAGAGTGGGACGTGGCCATAGTGGAAGAAGGGGGAAAAATAAAAGGCATCTGGACTTATTTTATCAAAAAAAAAATGGGCTTTCGATACATTACCATGCCAGTTTTTGTTAAATTTATGGGTCCTTATTTGTTAGGAACGTACGATTTAGGTGTGCAACATCAAATATTAGAGAAATTACTGGCTCAAATTCCCCCAGTGGCCAGCATCAAACAAGATTTTCATTACACAACTACCAATTGGCTACCTTTGTACTGGCAGGGTTATCGGCAAATGACCAAGTACACCTATTTGCTTGACATCAGTGATTTGCAGCAAGTGCAAAATGGTGTCAATCGTAATATTCGGCGCAACTTACAAAAAGCAGCCGCGCAAATAAAAATTGAACATTGGGACAACCCCGCACAATTTTATGGTGTCAATAAGCTGAGTTTTGACCGACAAAACATCTCAATTCCGTACTCATTGCAAGAATTCACAAGACATGATGCGGCATTGGCATCCCAAAACCGGCGAAAGTTTTTTTTCGCCGTTGACCAACTAGGACGAGTACATAGCGCGTCTTATCTGGTATGGGATGATCAAGTTGGTTATTACCATTTGGCCGGAGATGATCCAAGCCTTCGCCATCATGGCGCAGGAATTCTGCTCATCTGGGAAGCCATTCTATTTCTTCATAATAATCTAGATATAAAATGTCTGGATTTTGAAGGAAGTATGTTGAAAAATGTGGAAGCCATCCGACGGCAATTTGGAGCAAAACAAACCCCTTATTTCTCCATTGCGCAAAACTTTTCCAAAACATTCAACTTTTTGGAAAAAACCCGTAACCTGTTTAGGTTATTTGTTTAA
- a CDS encoding O-methyltransferase encodes MQRSLRNIYHYCAAHSTPPSEVLHELDRETHLKTLAPQMMTGPLQGQLLRFISLWVKPKFALEIGTFTGYGSICIAEGLPPDGMLHTIEPNRELEYIFRKYVEKAGLTDRIQLHRGRAEDIIAGLDCTFDLVMIDGGKQDYSQHYDLVINKMNPGGIILVDNVLWDGKVTHEKKDKDTMLIHQFNEKIQADTRVENLLLPLRDGLMIIRVREFEGSGVRGITPEPRTPEPRTPEPSNPTAPNP; translated from the coding sequence ATGCAACGTTCTTTACGCAACATCTACCATTATTGTGCCGCCCATAGTACTCCTCCTTCTGAAGTCTTGCACGAGTTGGACCGTGAAACCCACCTCAAAACCCTGGCCCCACAAATGATGACCGGCCCATTGCAGGGACAGTTGTTGCGGTTCATCAGCCTTTGGGTCAAACCCAAGTTTGCACTCGAAATAGGAACTTTTACGGGATATGGCTCGATTTGTATCGCGGAAGGTTTGCCTCCTGACGGCATGTTGCACACCATTGAACCCAATCGCGAGCTGGAGTACATTTTTCGAAAATATGTCGAAAAGGCAGGGCTGACCGACCGCATACAACTGCACAGGGGTCGTGCTGAAGATATTATTGCTGGTTTGGATTGCACCTTTGATTTGGTGATGATTGATGGAGGCAAACAAGATTATAGTCAACATTATGATCTCGTCATCAACAAAATGAACCCTGGGGGGATCATCCTCGTAGACAATGTACTCTGGGACGGCAAAGTTACCCACGAGAAAAAAGACAAGGACACCATGTTGATTCACCAGTTTAACGAAAAAATACAAGCCGATACGCGGGTGGAAAACCTTTTGCTGCCCTTGCGGGACGGGTTGATGATCATTAGGGTTCGGGAGTTCGAAGGTTCGGGAGTTCGAGGGATAACCCCTGAACCTCGAACCCCCGAACCTCGAACCCCCGAACCTTCGAACCCTACAGCTCCAAACCCATGA